One Streptomyces formicae genomic window, GCGGGCCCGGTGATGGACTGCCCGCAGCCTTCAAGTAGCCCACGTGCGAGGAGAGTTCATGACCCGACCATTCCGTTTCGGCGTCAATCTGGTCGGCCTGACGACGGGCGACGCCTGGCGCGAGAAGTGCCGCAAGGCCGAGGCGCTCGGCTACGACGTGCTCCTCGTCCCCGACCACCTCGGGGCGCCCGCGCCGTTCCCCACGCTCGTGGCCGCCGCGGAGGCCACCGAGCGGCCGAGGGTCGGCACGTTCGTCCTCAACACCGGCTTCTGGAACCCGGCGCTCCTGGCCCGCGACGTGGCCACCACGGACGCCCTCACCGGCGGTCGGCTCGAACTCGGCCTCGGCACCGGCTACGTCAAACCCGAGCACGACGCGGCCGGTCTGCCCTGGGGCACACCGGGCGAGCGGGTCGGCCATCTCCGGCGCACCGTCGAGGAGTTGACCGCGCTCCTCGCCTCCGATGAGCACCAGCCGCCGACGCTCCAGAAGCCCCGGCCGCCCCTGCTCATCGGCGGCAACGGCGACCGCATGCTGCGGCTCGCCGCGGAACACGCCGACATCGCGGCGTTCACCGGGGCCAGGTCGGTCCCGGGCGACGACAGCGGGAAGCTGCTCCACCTCACGGCCGAAGAGCTGGACGGGCGGCTCGCCGCCTACCACCGCTTCGCCGCCGACCGGGCCGAACCCGCCGAGCTGAACCTGCTGGTCCAGATGGTCGAGGTGACCGACGACCGCCGCGCGGCCATCCGCCCGGTCGTGGACTACATCCCCCACCTCACCGAGGAGACCGCGCTGGAACTCCCCCTCCTCCTGATCGGCACCGTGCGTCAGATCGCCGATCAGCTGCGCGCCCAGCGGGAGCGGTACGGCTTCTCGTACATCACGGTCCTCGAGCCGTACTTCGAGGCGTTCGGTCCTGTCATCGAGGAACTGGCGGGCAGCTGACCACCGTGGCTCCCCCGCTGTCCGCATGCTGGAAATTCCGCGTGCGCGGCCCCTGCCGGTGATGGGATGCCCGCATGGACGATCTTCGGATACGGGCCGCGACGCCCGAGGACCTCGATGCCGTGCTCGCCTTCTGGAAGGTGGCCGCGGAGGGCACCAGCATCAGCGACGACCGCTCCGGAGTGGAGTGGCTCGTGGACCGGGACCCCGAGGCCCTGATCCTCGCCGAGCGCGGCGGCGACCTCGCGGGCACGGTCATCGCGGGCTTCGACGGCTGGCGCTGCCACCTCTACCGCCTCGCCGTGCACCCCGACCACCGCCGCCGGGGCGTGGGCGCGGCGCTGCTCGCCGCCGCGGAGGAGCGTTTCGTACGGCTCGGCGGGCGCCGCGGCGACGCGATGGTCCTGGACCGCAACGGCCTCGC contains:
- a CDS encoding LLM class F420-dependent oxidoreductase, which codes for MTRPFRFGVNLVGLTTGDAWREKCRKAEALGYDVLLVPDHLGAPAPFPTLVAAAEATERPRVGTFVLNTGFWNPALLARDVATTDALTGGRLELGLGTGYVKPEHDAAGLPWGTPGERVGHLRRTVEELTALLASDEHQPPTLQKPRPPLLIGGNGDRMLRLAAEHADIAAFTGARSVPGDDSGKLLHLTAEELDGRLAAYHRFAADRAEPAELNLLVQMVEVTDDRRAAIRPVVDYIPHLTEETALELPLLLIGTVRQIADQLRAQRERYGFSYITVLEPYFEAFGPVIEELAGS
- a CDS encoding GNAT family N-acetyltransferase gives rise to the protein MDDLRIRAATPEDLDAVLAFWKVAAEGTSISDDRSGVEWLVDRDPEALILAERGGDLAGTVIAGFDGWRCHLYRLAVHPDHRRRGVGAALLAAAEERFVRLGGRRGDAMVLDRNGLAQHAWRAAGYAPEPQWSRWVKPLDG